The Streptomyces sp. NBC_01197 genome window below encodes:
- a CDS encoding SCO1417 family MocR-like transcription factor — protein sequence MTQWTSAVGAAQLARQLSTQQPRPAGPGTRRPPAYRALADGIRVLVLEGRVPVAARLPAERELAVALAVSRTTVAAAYEALRAEGFLESRRGAGSWTAVPAGNPLPARGLEPLPPETLGSMIDLGTAALPAPEPWLTRSVQGALEELAPYAHTHGDYPAGLPALRQMLADRYTEQGIPTMPEQIMVTTGAMGAMDAICHLFAGRGERIAVESPSYANILQLMREAGARLVPVAMAEGLSGWDLPRWRQVLRDAAPRLAYVVADFHNPTGALADEDQRRGLVDAARSAGTVLVVDETMTELLLDEGIEMPRPVCAFDPAGSTVLTVGSASKAFWAGMRIGWVRAAPDVIRSLVSARAYADLGTPVLEQLAVNWLMSTGGWEEAVSIRRAQARENRDALVGAVRRELPDWEFDVPHGGLTLWVRTGGLSGSRLAEVGERVGVRVPSGPRFGVDGAFEGYVRLPFTVGGRVADEAAQRLAAAARLVGTGVSTGTDAPRTFVA from the coding sequence ATGACGCAGTGGACTTCGGCGGTCGGCGCGGCGCAGCTGGCCCGGCAGCTCAGCACCCAGCAGCCACGGCCGGCCGGCCCCGGTACGCGCAGGCCGCCCGCCTACCGCGCGCTCGCCGACGGCATCAGGGTGCTCGTACTCGAAGGCCGCGTCCCGGTGGCCGCACGACTGCCCGCCGAGCGGGAACTGGCGGTGGCGCTGGCGGTGAGCCGCACCACGGTGGCCGCCGCCTACGAGGCGCTGCGCGCCGAGGGCTTCCTGGAGTCCCGCCGGGGCGCGGGCAGCTGGACCGCCGTCCCGGCCGGCAACCCGTTGCCCGCCCGTGGTCTGGAACCGCTGCCGCCCGAGACGCTCGGCTCGATGATCGACCTCGGCACCGCCGCGCTTCCCGCCCCGGAGCCCTGGCTCACCCGCTCGGTCCAGGGCGCGCTCGAAGAGCTGGCGCCGTACGCGCACACCCACGGCGACTACCCGGCGGGGCTGCCGGCGCTGCGCCAGATGCTCGCCGACCGCTATACGGAGCAGGGCATCCCGACCATGCCCGAGCAGATCATGGTGACCACGGGGGCGATGGGCGCCATGGACGCCATCTGCCACCTGTTCGCCGGGCGCGGCGAGCGCATCGCCGTCGAGTCGCCCTCGTACGCCAACATCCTCCAGCTGATGCGGGAGGCCGGGGCCCGGCTGGTGCCTGTCGCGATGGCCGAGGGGCTCAGCGGCTGGGATCTGCCCAGGTGGCGGCAGGTGCTGCGCGACGCGGCACCCCGTCTCGCCTATGTGGTGGCCGACTTCCACAACCCGACCGGCGCACTCGCCGACGAGGACCAGCGGCGCGGTCTTGTGGACGCGGCCCGCTCCGCCGGCACGGTCCTGGTCGTCGACGAGACCATGACCGAGCTGCTCCTCGACGAGGGGATCGAAATGCCGCGCCCGGTCTGCGCCTTCGACCCGGCCGGCAGCACGGTGCTGACGGTGGGCTCGGCGAGCAAGGCGTTCTGGGCCGGTATGCGGATCGGCTGGGTGCGCGCCGCGCCCGACGTGATCCGCAGCCTGGTGTCCGCCCGGGCCTACGCCGACCTGGGCACCCCCGTGCTCGAGCAGCTGGCCGTCAACTGGCTGATGAGTACGGGAGGCTGGGAGGAGGCCGTCTCCATCCGCCGCGCGCAGGCCAGGGAGAACCGCGACGCGCTGGTCGGTGCCGTCCGCAGGGAGCTGCCCGACTGGGAGTTCGACGTGCCGCACGGCGGGCTGACGCTCTGGGTGCGGACGGGCGGGCTCTCCGGTTCCCGGCTCGCCGAGGTCGGTGAGCGGGTCGGGGTCCGGGTGCCGTCCGGGCCCCGGTTCGGGGTCGACGGGGCCTTCGAGGGGTATGTGCGGCTGCCGTTCACCGTGGGGGGCCGGGTGGCCGACGAGGCCGCGCAGCGGCTGGCGGCCGCCGCGCGGCTGGTCGGGACCGGCGTGAGCACCGGGACCGATGCCCCACGGACGTTCGTGGCCTGA
- a CDS encoding HEAT repeat domain-containing protein produces MIDPVIAPSGTLLGLLQRGRGDGTLHALAAPRKEALAALDHCVLSDPRHDWQVENRSLYYARLYLDLDGGLGEIERHLFLPDDHFVTEDSRTGLALAVLGHLASYDRDDALALLRRYAATGSNWAWALDELALRDDDAGLRALAVPVLDRFPATPQGEAELAAAVRDAYEPRPWRLWADDPRESVGARIRAAGEQGSFDRWQRQMRPTGPRPGWSVQAVFDWAQQGLERGSELHLPAARCLTAVAGPGDRAAIVEAARGGTDGARCAALHYLAEARDPAVLDLIEAAVDSPSRTVAETAVAAFERMCGDEAVDRARRWVQRPDALGAAAAGVLARRGGAQDAHLVLGALRETVRADGPDAALLWTLVDGAGRLGIACAAPVLRHVYRETASSHLRGSAARALAATDPSFGAGFAVECLWDCEETTREVAALHAATGDIRVVDRLRRLAADPAEEAEVQTAVRSRIGTEGTAV; encoded by the coding sequence ATGATCGATCCAGTCATAGCGCCGAGCGGCACCTTGCTCGGCCTCCTCCAGCGGGGCCGCGGCGACGGCACGCTGCACGCGCTCGCCGCACCGCGCAAGGAAGCGCTGGCCGCCCTGGACCACTGCGTCCTGAGCGACCCCCGCCACGACTGGCAGGTCGAGAACCGCTCGCTCTACTACGCGCGCCTCTACCTCGACCTCGACGGCGGACTCGGCGAGATCGAGCGGCACCTCTTCCTCCCGGACGACCACTTCGTCACCGAGGACAGCAGGACCGGGCTCGCCCTCGCCGTGCTGGGGCACCTCGCCTCGTACGACAGGGACGACGCGCTCGCGCTGCTGCGGCGGTACGCGGCGACCGGCTCCAACTGGGCCTGGGCGCTCGACGAACTCGCCCTGCGTGACGACGACGCCGGACTGCGCGCCCTGGCCGTGCCCGTACTGGACCGGTTCCCCGCCACCCCGCAGGGCGAGGCCGAACTGGCCGCAGCCGTGCGCGACGCCTACGAGCCCCGGCCCTGGCGGCTGTGGGCCGACGACCCGCGGGAGTCGGTGGGCGCCCGCATCCGGGCCGCCGGGGAGCAGGGATCCTTCGACCGCTGGCAGCGGCAGATGCGCCCGACCGGACCCCGCCCCGGCTGGAGCGTGCAGGCAGTCTTCGACTGGGCGCAGCAGGGACTGGAGCGCGGCAGCGAACTGCATCTGCCCGCCGCCCGCTGCCTCACCGCCGTGGCCGGTCCGGGGGACCGTGCCGCGATCGTCGAGGCCGCCCGCGGCGGTACGGACGGGGCACGCTGCGCGGCGCTGCACTACCTCGCCGAGGCGCGGGACCCCGCTGTGCTCGACCTCATCGAAGCCGCGGTGGACAGCCCCTCCCGTACCGTCGCCGAGACGGCCGTGGCCGCCTTCGAGCGGATGTGCGGCGACGAAGCGGTGGACCGGGCGCGCCGCTGGGTGCAGCGGCCCGACGCGCTGGGTGCCGCCGCCGCCGGAGTGCTCGCCCGGCGCGGCGGGGCGCAGGACGCACACCTGGTCCTCGGCGCGCTGCGCGAGACCGTGCGGGCCGACGGCCCCGACGCGGCCCTGCTCTGGACGCTCGTCGACGGTGCCGGCCGGCTCGGGATCGCCTGTGCGGCCCCCGTCCTGCGCCATGTGTACCGCGAGACGGCCTCCTCGCATCTGCGCGGCAGCGCGGCCCGCGCGCTCGCCGCCACCGACCCGTCCTTCGGCGCCGGATTCGCCGTCGAGTGTCTGTGGGACTGTGAGGAGACCACCCGGGAGGTGGCTGCCCTGCACGCCGCGACCGGCGATATCAGGGTGGTCGACCGGCTCCGCCGGCTGGCCGCCGACCCCGCCGAGGAAGCCGAGGTGCAGACCGCGGTCCGCAGCCGGATCGGCACCGAGGGGACCGCGGTCTGA
- a CDS encoding LamB/YcsF family protein translates to MSTTVPIPAAPAVVDLNADLGEGFGRWTLTDDEALLSVVTSANVACGFHAGDPSTMRRVCELAAARGVRIGAQVSYRDLAGFGRRAMDVPARELADEVAYQIGALELFARAAGSRVSYVKPHGALYNRTVHDKEQAGAVVSGVRLAGGALPVLGLPGSRLLAAAADAGLPAVPEAFADRAYTAQATLVPRGRPAAVVEDPDAVVARALDMVRDHSVAAITGERVSVDARSLCLHGDTPGAAETALRVRRELLAAGVVLEPFA, encoded by the coding sequence ATGAGCACGACCGTCCCGATCCCCGCCGCCCCGGCCGTGGTCGATCTCAACGCCGACCTCGGTGAGGGGTTCGGCCGCTGGACGCTCACCGACGACGAGGCGCTGCTCTCCGTCGTCACCAGTGCCAACGTCGCCTGCGGCTTCCACGCGGGTGACCCGTCGACCATGCGCCGGGTCTGCGAACTGGCCGCCGCTCGCGGTGTACGGATCGGCGCCCAGGTCTCGTACCGCGACCTGGCGGGTTTCGGGCGGCGCGCGATGGATGTCCCCGCCCGTGAGCTGGCCGACGAAGTCGCCTATCAGATCGGCGCGTTGGAGCTCTTCGCGCGGGCCGCCGGCAGCCGGGTGTCGTACGTCAAACCGCACGGCGCGCTCTACAACCGCACCGTCCACGACAAGGAGCAGGCGGGCGCGGTCGTCTCGGGCGTGCGGCTCGCCGGGGGCGCGCTGCCGGTGCTCGGGCTGCCCGGCTCCCGGCTGCTGGCGGCAGCCGCGGACGCGGGTCTGCCCGCGGTGCCCGAGGCGTTCGCCGACCGCGCGTACACCGCGCAGGCCACACTCGTTCCGCGCGGCAGGCCCGCAGCGGTGGTGGAGGACCCGGACGCGGTGGTCGCCCGCGCGCTGGACATGGTGCGCGACCACTCGGTGGCCGCGATCACCGGGGAGCGCGTCAGCGTCGACGCGCGGTCGCTCTGTCTGCACGGCGACACCCCCGGCGCGGCGGAGACCGCCCTGCGGGTCCGCCGGGAGCTGCTCGCCGCCGGTGTGGTCCTGGAGCCCTTCGCATGA
- a CDS encoding ankyrin repeat domain-containing protein, with protein MSEAPDPEVVELATRVFDLARQGETAALAAYVDAGVPVNLTNDRGDTLVMLAAYHGHAETVEALITRGGQADRANDRGQTPLAGAVFKGEDAVVRALLTGGADPEAGTPSAVDTARMFGKAELVELFGAR; from the coding sequence ATGAGCGAGGCTCCGGACCCCGAGGTGGTCGAGCTCGCGACGAGGGTCTTCGACCTCGCCAGGCAGGGGGAGACCGCCGCGCTCGCCGCGTACGTCGACGCGGGGGTCCCGGTGAACCTCACCAACGACCGCGGTGACACCCTCGTGATGCTCGCCGCCTATCACGGCCACGCGGAGACGGTGGAGGCCCTCATCACCCGCGGCGGACAGGCCGACCGGGCCAACGACCGGGGGCAGACCCCGCTGGCCGGAGCGGTCTTCAAGGGCGAGGACGCGGTGGTCCGCGCCCTGCTCACCGGCGGGGCCGATCCGGAGGCAGGGACTCCGTCCGCGGTGGATACGGCGCGGATGTTTGGGAAGGCGGAGCTGGTGGAGCTGTTCGGCGCCCGTTGA
- a CDS encoding ATP-binding protein has translation MARRPLPRILSSSSASITRSREIARTAADSATDVLHPLITIGRGLRKLASAGRQRWAATPKDRRGPALFLVAACVLVVALIPYGPLLALITVMAAAAWKGHQRTGVKTGPDEAETARLQALYEALVPYFSVPDDPAPLFSHGGAWDEAFSDYIFDGDGRLTALRVAYPPHFTDGEAASRTRIEQLLHAKSGRGREYRFDWDEEGNRLAMSVLPALSTTIAAQPFVTGPGETVLGFTDPDAVRRTMPVRDSEGQSDAPPVVWRTGARSTEPHLLVVGEPGSGTTTLLRSIALQALRYGDVVIIEGSGTGEYACLTGRDGVLAVECGLTGALSTLEWAAHETERRLIAANRARQAGHPTPEDTRRPLWILFDRPSVFGHLAAADGRTDPQELLHVPLRHGRAASVTVVVADQSDSVDALSDAVRHHTRARVVLGPAPEGQIEALLGTPPHTTPTPGTPPGRGYARLGSGPVLRLQVPATPDPYDDATSEAHRKAVLDLLPGRRGGPDPAPAPVEAVPVEAVPVEAAPAEADPLKTDLLKAGPRSLETAPVAAEG, from the coding sequence GTGGCCCGGCGACCACTTCCCCGCATTCTGAGCAGCAGCAGCGCATCGATCACCCGCAGCCGCGAGATCGCGCGGACGGCCGCCGACAGCGCCACAGACGTCCTCCATCCACTGATCACCATCGGGCGGGGCCTGCGCAAGCTGGCCTCGGCCGGGCGGCAGAGGTGGGCCGCGACACCCAAGGACCGGCGCGGTCCCGCGCTGTTCCTCGTCGCGGCCTGCGTCCTGGTCGTCGCGCTCATCCCGTACGGGCCGCTGCTCGCCCTGATCACGGTGATGGCCGCGGCAGCCTGGAAGGGGCACCAGCGGACCGGGGTGAAGACCGGGCCCGACGAGGCGGAGACCGCCCGGCTCCAGGCGCTGTACGAGGCCCTGGTGCCGTACTTCTCCGTACCCGACGACCCGGCCCCCCTCTTCAGCCACGGAGGCGCGTGGGACGAGGCGTTCAGCGACTACATCTTCGACGGCGACGGGCGGCTCACCGCGCTGCGCGTCGCCTACCCGCCGCACTTCACCGACGGCGAAGCGGCGTCCCGCACCCGGATCGAGCAGCTCCTGCACGCCAAGTCCGGACGCGGGCGCGAGTACCGCTTCGACTGGGACGAGGAGGGCAACCGGCTCGCGATGAGCGTGCTGCCCGCCCTGTCCACCACGATCGCGGCGCAGCCCTTCGTCACCGGACCCGGGGAGACCGTCCTCGGCTTCACCGACCCGGACGCGGTACGGCGCACCATGCCGGTGCGGGACAGCGAAGGCCAGAGCGACGCACCGCCCGTCGTCTGGCGGACGGGCGCGCGCTCGACCGAACCGCATCTGCTCGTCGTGGGCGAACCGGGCAGCGGGACCACCACGCTGCTGCGCTCGATCGCGCTCCAGGCCCTGCGGTACGGCGACGTGGTGATCATCGAGGGCAGCGGGACCGGCGAGTACGCCTGCCTCACCGGGCGCGACGGAGTGCTCGCCGTCGAGTGCGGACTCACCGGGGCGCTGAGCACCCTGGAGTGGGCGGCGCACGAGACCGAGCGGCGGCTGATCGCGGCCAACCGCGCCAGGCAGGCCGGGCATCCCACGCCCGAGGACACCAGGCGCCCGCTGTGGATCCTGTTCGACCGGCCGAGCGTCTTCGGGCATCTGGCGGCGGCCGACGGGCGCACCGACCCCCAGGAACTGCTGCATGTCCCCCTGCGGCACGGCCGGGCGGCGAGCGTCACGGTGGTGGTGGCCGACCAGTCGGACTCGGTGGACGCGCTGAGCGACGCCGTCCGGCACCACACCCGCGCCCGCGTCGTGCTCGGACCGGCGCCCGAAGGCCAGATCGAGGCGCTGCTCGGCACACCGCCCCACACCACGCCGACGCCCGGCACCCCGCCTGGGCGCGGCTACGCGCGGCTCGGGTCCGGGCCGGTGCTGCGGCTCCAGGTCCCGGCCACCCCCGACCCGTACGACGACGCGACCAGTGAGGCGCACCGCAAGGCCGTACTTGATCTGCTCCCCGGCCGGCGGGGCGGGCCGGACCCGGCGCCCGCGCCGGTGGAGGCAGTCCCCGTGGAAGCGGTTCCCGTGGAGGCGGCCCCCGCCGAGGCCGATCCGCTGAAGACCGATCTGCTCAAGGCCGGGCCGCGGTCCCTGGAGACGGCGCCGGTGGCGGCCGAGGGCTGA
- a CDS encoding biotin-dependent carboxyltransferase family protein, with product MRTTGPGEPGTRAPEAAVPEALEVVRPGALTTVQDLGRPGYAHLGVPRSGALDPAAHRLANLLAGNAADAATLETTLDGTAVQVRTDVTAAVTGAPCPVRIDGRPAAWGAPVRVPAGAVLDVGGAVDGLRSYVAFGGGVAVRPVLGSRATDLLSGLGPAPLEAGQLLPLGAPGEPPPGPVDAVPLPAPPAELVLPLVLGPRADRFTDAALRALPEAGYRVSAESNRIGLRTEGPPLESSDGAELPSEGMVLGAVQVPPDGLPVLFLADHPVTGGYPVIGVVPEDRLGAAAQAVPGTPVVFVPVHGRQADPGPGAPGRPAR from the coding sequence ATGAGGACGACCGGCCCGGGGGAACCGGGGACCCGTGCGCCGGAGGCGGCAGTTCCGGAGGCTCTGGAGGTCGTGCGCCCCGGGGCGCTCACCACCGTGCAGGACCTCGGGCGCCCGGGCTACGCGCATCTCGGCGTGCCGCGCTCGGGCGCCCTGGACCCGGCCGCGCACCGGCTGGCGAACCTCCTCGCCGGGAACGCGGCGGACGCCGCCACCCTGGAGACCACGCTCGACGGCACCGCGGTACAGGTCCGTACGGACGTCACTGCGGCCGTGACCGGTGCGCCCTGTCCGGTACGGATCGACGGCCGCCCCGCCGCCTGGGGCGCGCCGGTGCGGGTGCCCGCGGGGGCCGTGCTCGATGTGGGCGGGGCGGTCGACGGGCTGCGCAGCTATGTGGCGTTCGGCGGTGGCGTCGCCGTGCGGCCGGTGCTGGGCAGCCGGGCCACCGACCTGCTCTCCGGCCTCGGCCCCGCTCCGCTGGAGGCCGGCCAGCTGCTGCCGCTCGGGGCCCCGGGTGAACCGCCGCCCGGCCCGGTGGACGCCGTGCCGCTGCCCGCTCCCCCGGCCGAGCTGGTGCTCCCGCTGGTCCTTGGCCCCCGTGCGGACCGGTTCACGGATGCGGCGCTGCGGGCCCTGCCGGAGGCCGGTTACCGGGTCTCGGCCGAGAGCAACCGCATCGGACTGCGCACCGAGGGCCCGCCCCTGGAAAGTTCGGACGGCGCCGAACTCCCCAGTGAGGGAATGGTTCTTGGCGCGGTGCAGGTCCCGCCCGACGGGCTGCCGGTGCTCTTCCTCGCCGATCATCCGGTGACCGGGGGCTATCCGGTGATCGGGGTCGTACCCGAGGACCGGCTCGGGGCTGCGGCGCAGGCGGTGCCGGGGACCCCGGTGGTGTTCGTTCCCGTACACGGCCGGCAGGCTGACCCGGGGCCCGGCGCCCCGGGTCGGCCGGCCCGCTGA
- the yczE gene encoding membrane protein YczE: MSRNVIRRLVQLYVGLALYGVSSALLVEAGLGLEPWGVLHQGLARLTGLTIGTVSIIVGAAVLLLWIPLRQRPGLGTVSNVFVIGIAMDSTLDLVPAVHGLPGRIPLMAAGILLNGAATGLYISARFGPGPRDGLMTGLHRLTGLSIRLSRTAIEIAVVATGFVLGGTLGVGTVAYALSIGPLAQIFLRVFALPTPAADRAPLTGATAQAILPE; this comes from the coding sequence TTGTCCAGGAATGTCATACGCAGGCTGGTACAGCTCTACGTCGGTCTGGCGCTGTACGGAGTCAGCTCCGCCCTTCTCGTCGAAGCGGGCCTCGGCCTTGAGCCGTGGGGCGTTCTGCACCAGGGGCTGGCCCGGCTCACCGGCCTGACGATCGGCACCGTCTCGATCATCGTCGGTGCCGCCGTACTGCTGCTGTGGATCCCGCTCAGGCAGCGCCCGGGGCTCGGCACCGTCTCCAACGTCTTCGTCATCGGCATCGCCATGGACTCGACCCTCGACCTGGTCCCGGCCGTGCACGGCCTGCCCGGCCGGATCCCGCTGATGGCCGCGGGCATCCTGCTCAACGGCGCGGCCACGGGCCTCTACATCTCCGCCCGCTTCGGCCCCGGCCCCCGGGACGGCCTGATGACCGGGCTGCACCGCCTGACCGGTCTTTCGATCCGGCTCTCGCGCACCGCCATCGAGATCGCCGTCGTGGCCACCGGTTTCGTCCTGGGCGGGACCCTCGGGGTGGGCACGGTGGCCTACGCCCTCTCCATCGGGCCGCTCGCCCAGATCTTCCTGCGGGTGTTCGCGCTGCCCACTCCGGCCGCCGACCGGGCGCCGCTGACCGGCGCCACCGCGCAGGCGATACTTCCCGAGTGA
- a CDS encoding 5-oxoprolinase subunit B family protein: MRVLPVGEHALLVELESAPETEAFHAELLRRRDAGELPPVTEIVPAARTVLLDGLARPQELAARLISWTVPPSAGTGGPEIEIAVRYDGPDLAEVAHHWQVAPEDVPGIVGGLRFRVAFCGFVPGFGYLSGLPDRLRLPRRTTPRTAVPAGSVALADTYAGVYPRSSPGGWQLIGTTGAVLWDQDREPAALLVPGARVRFTTEEAV, translated from the coding sequence GTGAGGGTGCTTCCGGTGGGCGAACACGCCCTGCTCGTCGAGCTGGAGTCGGCGCCGGAGACGGAGGCCTTCCACGCGGAGCTGCTGCGCAGGCGCGACGCCGGTGAACTTCCCCCGGTGACGGAGATCGTGCCGGCCGCCCGGACCGTACTGCTGGACGGTCTGGCCCGTCCTCAGGAGCTCGCCGCCCGGCTCATCTCCTGGACCGTACCGCCGTCCGCCGGGACCGGCGGCCCCGAGATCGAGATCGCCGTGCGCTACGACGGCCCCGATCTGGCGGAGGTGGCGCACCACTGGCAGGTGGCACCCGAGGACGTCCCGGGGATCGTCGGCGGGCTCCGGTTCCGGGTCGCCTTCTGCGGTTTCGTGCCGGGCTTCGGCTATCTGTCCGGGCTTCCCGACCGGCTCCGGCTGCCGCGCCGGACCACGCCCCGTACGGCTGTGCCCGCCGGTTCGGTCGCTCTCGCCGACACCTACGCGGGCGTCTACCCCCGCTCGTCCCCCGGCGGCTGGCAGCTGATCGGCACCACCGGCGCGGTGCTGTGGGACCAGGACCGTGAGCCTGCGGCGCTGCTGGTCCCCGGCGCGCGGGTGCGGTTCACCACGGAGGAGGCGGTATGA
- a CDS encoding SAM-dependent methyltransferase translates to MTDHHATPPGPAAQRKTDTLVPHSARIWNYWLGGKDNYPVDEQAGDAYSAVFPGIVTIARSSRAFLRRTITHLVEEAGIRQFLDVGTGLPTVDNTHEVAQRLDPGARIVYVDHDPMVLTHARALLTSTPEGATAYADADLADTDRILGLAARTLDLTRPTALILSNILGHVADHGRARAIVGRLMEGLPSGSYLAVNDGSRGTDADYEQAQDAYNETGAIPYFLRPVDEIAAFFDGLELLEPGVVSVQFWRPDPGSPAPQPIGEHGGLARKP, encoded by the coding sequence ATGACCGACCACCACGCCACGCCGCCCGGACCCGCGGCACAGCGGAAGACCGACACACTGGTGCCGCACTCGGCCCGGATCTGGAACTACTGGCTGGGCGGTAAGGACAACTACCCCGTCGACGAGCAGGCCGGCGACGCGTACAGCGCCGTCTTCCCCGGCATCGTCACCATCGCCCGCAGCAGCCGCGCCTTCCTGCGCCGGACCATCACGCACCTGGTCGAGGAGGCGGGCATCCGGCAGTTCCTGGACGTCGGGACCGGCCTGCCGACCGTGGACAACACGCACGAGGTCGCCCAGCGGCTCGACCCCGGGGCGAGGATCGTCTACGTCGACCACGACCCGATGGTCCTCACGCACGCCCGCGCCCTGCTCACCTCCACCCCGGAGGGGGCGACCGCCTATGCCGACGCCGACCTGGCCGACACCGACCGCATCCTGGGCTTGGCCGCCCGGACGCTGGACCTCACCCGCCCCACCGCCCTGATCCTCAGCAACATCCTGGGCCACGTCGCCGATCACGGCCGGGCGCGTGCCATCGTCGGCCGTCTGATGGAGGGGCTGCCGTCCGGCAGCTACCTCGCCGTCAACGACGGTTCACGAGGCACCGACGCCGACTACGAACAGGCCCAGGACGCCTACAACGAGACCGGCGCCATCCCGTACTTCCTGCGCCCCGTCGACGAGATCGCGGCGTTCTTCGACGGCCTGGAGCTGCTGGAGCCCGGAGTTGTCTCCGTCCAGTTCTGGCGCCCGGACCCCGGCTCCCCGGCCCCGCAGCCCATCGGCGAACACGGTGGCCTCGCCCGCAAGCCGTGA